The genomic interval ACGTTTGACTATGAAGACAAATCAAAGTTTGTCCTACAGGTGACGActtctgcagacaaaaaaaaaacaaatctgcagtATACTGGCACGCCATCGTTAAATTgctgcaacacaacacataaaaaTCAGCTACTGATATTGGTGCATATTATCTACCGATGTTTGTAAACAGtgctgatatcggccgataccAATGTTCGCTGGTGCTGCATCCCTAAATTGTAGCAATGTTTATCTCCACTATTAAACATCTTTGCTGCAGTGACAGCCGAATAGCATGAAACAACCAACCTGAGAGGAGGAGCTTACGGGTTCAAGTAAATTTCTATACAAGAAAGCCAGCTGAACTTGAGATCCCTACAAGgggctgcttgtgtgtgtgtgtgtgtctttgagtgtgtgtgtagttgcaGAGCCATTTTAAACAGAGGAGGGGTGGCACTCAAATATTTGCGGAAGAAGCCCGTCAGGCGTCCAAAGCTCACAGAAGAGGCCTCATGATGTTTGAGAGAGTAAAGATACAGCAGCTGATTAATCAATCGGTCAGAATAGCATGAAGCTGCTGTGATGCGCTGTGAGAGCGTGAGCACACATTCATGCTCACGGATAAGCCATCACATGGATGCTGACACATAATTCCTTTTGAAACACACGTACATTTCACACACACGTATGCTCTCGCCTGTAATTGCTGTTTAGTGGGATGTGTAGGGTCTCATCGGGTTTTGTAGTAGATTTATGGATCCTAATTGGTAATTATTTACCACAATAGTGTGGGGCTGATTCTGGTTAATTACTGCTGGCTAATTGTCCCCTTCCTGTGCGTTCCAGCACACTGCATGAGCACTTTTTTTCTGGACTAATGATATGGAATAAGAGAGCCCAGCTGTGTTCAGTgactctctgcctctctctgaaGCTCTCAACCCgttgcttcatttatttttctttggctgtctcccgtctctctctcctcccaatgaAACACTTCTCTCTTAACTTTACCCACACAATTGTTCTTTAGAAAATggttttggattgttttttttgggggggggggaagcaatGTGTCTCCTCTGCTTTTGTTGAAAGTTAAATATCTTAACTACTAAAGTTTAAAATCCATGCACAACAATGAGGCCCCTCACTGTACACGTGATTACTTTATGAATACCTAAGCCGAgtctgaaaacctttttttaatgaacttgtACCTGTGAAACTTACGGCAGTATTTGCTAACCACATAAACTAAGACAAGTTAAGATGTGCTTTTGCAGAGCTGTTGGCATGGCTACAGCTTTCATTGATTCTTCTTCATGAACTTCTTTGTCTGTGTTTCGGGCTCTTACAGTTTTGACGTTAGCCCCTTTTACATTGAGATTCAGGTTGAGTCAAAGCTCCGCTGTCACGGCGCCTTTGTGGTGACGGTGAATGTTATGTGAATTAACAAAGTGTtgggttgttgttgaagctcgAGAGGCCAAGCTTCACACAAACGCACTGTCTTGCCATCACCAACGTTTACACCAACTCCATGAGGCTCAGTTACACCACCGTTACAACCTTAAACAGGCAATGTAAAACAGGCTATTGTGGTACTTGgagttttttgcctttttttagtGAGTGGTTCAATCTGGTCCTTTTTTTCAGCCCAAATTctgattttcttctctctttttttcctcctctttgcagGGCTCAGTAACATCATAGGAATTATCGTCTATATCTCTGCAAACTCTGGGGACCCGGGCCAGAGCGACAGCAAAAAGTCCTACTCCTACGGCTGGTCCTTCTACTTCGGTGCCCTCTCCTTCATCATGGCAGAGATGGTGGGCGTGCTGGCCGTGCACATGTTCATCGAGAAGCACCGCAAGCAACGGGCCAAGTCCCGCACAGAGCTCATCAAAAAGTCCACCTTCAGCCGCATCCCTTCCTATCGCTACCGCTTCCGGCGCCGCTCTAGCGTGCGTTCTTCTGAGGTCCCGAGCCGCGACGCCTCCCCTCTGGGTAAAGGAGGCTACACGGGGCCCGCTGCCTCCGAGATGCCCATGTACACGCTGAACCCGCGCGAGGCGGGAAATGCTGGCACCAAATCCGGCGGCGGCATGGGCGGCATTCTCAACTCAGAGAGGGAGTTCCTCCAGAGCAGCACGCTCACGAAAGACTACAACAAGGACCCCAACCGCAGGACCACGCCCGTGTGAGAGGTGTGACTGCAGAAATCAGCTAATCAGAATATCTTAAGAGGAGGATCGTGAAAACAGGGACACACAGGGTGACGGGGAGGGAACGGGGTTTGATAAACTGACTGTGAACTGTGAACTTTAAGCCTTTGAACTGTTAATCCTGAGCCCTGTgagagtgtcagtgtgtgtagcaggGTCGGTACTGACGGAGAAGTTGTTCCTGACTCCACTTTACCACGTATCACTGTAGTCATACCTGAGAATTCTGACATATGAAGGCACGTTTGATTTAGAAATTGGCCTCTTTTAAACAGGAAGTTTTAAAGCATATTGTTGATGGTTTTGCTGTTCGGGGCAACTTCTCCTCAAATCTGAAAATAATGTGAACTACAGGAAGACGAGGGAAAAGGGTGAGAGAGTCTGTGATCTCTGACCTATTGACCTCGGACCTCCTGACATTTCGGACAGCAGCAGCGTTGCGTTAGCGCAGAGAAGCTGTCTCTGGCCCAATCCCAATCTCCACTCTAAAGCCTAAGCACTGAACCCTCACGGACTTGTAACAGCGTCAGGCATGCAGTGTGTGAGCGCTTGAGACggtataaaaaaatgtataatggGACTCACtatcatgacatcacacgttGCCTAGAAACAAGATGCGCTATTATAGAAGAAAACAAGCCCAACTccagtgtgttctttttttttctttttttttttttttacagtttttatatattttcgaaaaattcagaaaaaatgtgaacattATCACTttgtataaaacacaaagaaatctttaaacacactatatatatatatatataaccacTAAAGTTATTCAGTAGACTACATATCATCATGTGAACTTTTTGTTTTCCCCATCTTGTCCGCGTTAGCTcacatttattctttttataaaccttttttttttttttttaatactgcttcaacacacaaacatttgtttacatttggtgGGGCTTGAAGATCACGTCTTCAACGAACCAAAAGCAAGTCCCGCGGGCGAGTCAGCACAAAATGTGGACTCCACCGGAAAGTGAATAAATTTGCCGTTGAAAAGTCTGCATCAGAGCCCTCCCGCACTCGGATGATTTGACAGACGGGCAGCACTAAGCACTCACACACTAAGAGGAAACATGCCTCAAAGTCCGTGAGTCCGTGTGGAGTTTGGGATTCAGCCTCTGTTTATGAaactgttacaaaaaaaaaaaagtgtggaagCTATTGCCTCAGGATGGGGGTTGATTCATTTTCAGTTCAATCAAAGtagaaattaaatatgaagtttTGTACATTGAAGCAGCACATTTGTGGCACTAGTTGTTCTTTTTTCTATACATATCGTCTGTatattttctttcatatttattgatttatcttGGCTGTTGGAAAGAGCTCGCTTCAAATCCGAACTGAAACTGAACTGAGCTCCATCCTGGGGACCCCCATCTCTCTGATCCTAGGTCAGAACTGTTTCTAATGAAGGGTACAAGTTTGATCATCGGTGCTTCCTTTAACCCCCGTTTTCCGCCACAAGAGTCGtcttcagatttatttattttccacctAAAGAGATGATCATGTCCGTTTATGTGTGCGCCTTCACTCGTCACCTTACACCCTCCACATTTTCCTGTACAGCCCCATGAATCACCTCACTGCCACCCTCTTGCACATCCCCTccaccctctctgtctctctttaggtGCTGTCTTCCGCTGGTGTGTGTAGACTAGTGAGGGTTTCTGGAGGTTTTGTTGGTTCAGGAGACCGCTGAGCTGTGAATATACTTAAAGGCGGAGCCAAAAGACATTCAACTATCAGATGGACATATTTTATGTTTGCCCACTACCTCCTGGTGAAAATCTTTCAAATGAATTTTTAGTAGAAAGTTTTCTTCTATTGCCAGACAAAGTGTCAAAAGCTGTAGCTACAGAAATTAATAAATGCTCACTTAAATCTTAAGTACACATCTCTCTTCTCCTAAGAAGGATCTGTTCAAAGTTAAAGACAAATAGATGGACTTGGGGGGGATGCCAATATGTGCAATATgctttatttttccacatctaTGCTCCTTCTAATTAGCTGTCACTCacagcctctcctcctctttaactcctgttcatttaaaaagtgtatctatCTGCCAATCACATGTTGTCTTCTAGCTGTTACATGCAAAGTCATGTTTCTATCAAACTTCAGACACCAAACATTTGCCAAACCGGCCCTTTGTACCAAATTtacctctgtctctgtgttgctCTCTCTTTGAAATTGAAGCTCCATAAGCCAGTAGAAGTGACTAATCGTTTACTGCCAAACAAATGCATTTACCACGCAGCATAGAGACGTTAGTATCGATGGGATTTTCTGCATTCAGAACTAGAAGGGCAATAAAGGGCAAGCGAAAACCACAATATTTCACAAGTTTAAATAACCTCTCAAATCctgcagtgctttttttttaaacgtaaaaatgtaaattgatATGGCTCAGGCGATCTTTGTGAGGTGTCAATGAACAGATGTTAAATACTGTAATTTACCCATTAGGACAAACTGGAAAATTGTCACAGTAAACTGAAACAGCTGCGAGTTCGCCAAAAGTGAGCATATTTGGACGATACATATTTCTACACAGGTAGCCATGCCCTAAAGCCTTCTGTATCCTCAAATTTGCTTAGAATTAGACTATAATTTGCCTTATTTATTAACATCATTCTGTATAAAAGAAAGCTAATATCTAGTGATTGGTGCATACAGTCATAAGGGAAATGTTTACTGAGCTAATAAGAAAGTGAGAAGTAGGCTAATTTCTCACCTAGTAATATAAAATTGTCTTATTTTGCCTCTTGTAGAGTTGCCCTCTGCTGCATTTGTGGTGGGGAAAGCACACCCACATTGGCTTCAGTTTTTCTAGAGGCTACAGTCACTTTACTTTCTATCTCAAATAAACATCATCAGGCGTGATGTTGCTGCTTTTTTATATAAATCAATGCTAAATGAAGGCCTAGTTTCTTTTTGCTCTCAGTCACTGACCCACAAAAAACCTCTGTTCAGTGTAACGCTAGCAAAGAAGTAATGTGCAAAATCACGTTTCACATCACAGGGTCGACGACTGATCATACATTTATAGGAGGAGGGGCTGTCAGTGAGAAAGAGGCTAAACAGTCGGACAAACAAAGATTAAGTTGTGGAAAGAAAAAGCAAGTAGCAACGGCATTAATGCTAACTACTTTTCCAACCTTTTCTGGGACTCTGAGTAAAAAAGTGAGCTCAAAGAGGAAGTAAAAACCCACTTTTgttcctttccccccccccctctcaaaGCCACCATTGCACTGTTTTGTATAaactaaacatgaaacaacacTGAGCTGATACCGTCACATCACTACATGCAGACcctgataataaaaacatttttaaaccataGTCACTGTTTAATTTATGACACTGCTGTTGTATCTTATGTCTTTTACGCCATAAATGGAGCTTAAAGGGACAAACATGCAACACCACGGATGAGCTCTCGCTGTCCTCCACGTGTAAATATTAATTTTGCAAGCTAACTACAACATCAGCAGTTGTCACGGActgtgaaagggaaaaaaaaaaatgcttttctaAAAGCAAGGgcttttaatttttaaaggaCAGGAGCACACAAGGGCTTTTTATGCTCAGCGCTGCGGCGTTGTCTTAAAGTGTGTTATGTGGGAGCAGAGGAAGGAAAGGCAAAGTACATTTGCACAGGAACAAGCGTTTTTAAACCAGCTGAATAGCTAACCAACGATAAAACATGTtaagaggagcagaggaagagaaaacacaaaactgtaCTCCTCTGCTCACAGGTTAGCCTTAGCGGCTTTTTTCGCTACCTTTAGCTTAGACGGCTAACGCTCTGACATAATTAGCTATTACAAATGTTGCCTTAGGCAGACGTAGGATACAAATCTTTATTGGAAGTTATTTGAGTTAGCTTAAGGATTGATCATATATTAGCAAAATATCGTTAATCATTCTTTGTGCCAAATATTACTCCAAATGTATCCTGTAGATCACGGCCTCCAGGTTAGCTTTAGATCACAGGTTCACATCTCTAAGTACTCTTCTCAAAGGATTTCCTGCAGTGTAGTGACTCAGCAGAAGTAGCCATGTAGCTCAGCACATCAGAGGCCCCCGGTATTCTGGGGGTCTGTTAGGGGTCAGATTTCAGATCCGCATCCATGAGCCATGTCAGCATTGACCTCCTAAACCATGCATGCCATATCCATCTGCTTCCAGTGCTTACATTTGCTATATCTCTAATCAAGTCTCAAATAGCACCCTTATCTCTAAACTTTTAAAAGACGCCTTACAAGGGTGTGAGGGCCCAAAAGCCTGTGCTGTGTGTATTGATGTTTACTCCAGTAGAGCACAGGGTGCTTTTTGAGACCTCTGTCTATCTCTTCTTACGCCATAGAGCTTTGATACTCTGATATCAGCAACAGATAATTGTattattagtaaaaaaaaaaaaaaaaatctactctAAAGGTGCCACTGTGCAGAGGATGATAAACTCTGTCACACATTATAGTTATTATTAATCTATTACTGGGGGGTTTGAGAGGGGCGCAGAGTGGGATATCAGGGGTGGTAGTCTTTGTAATATTCTATTAATCTAGTTTCATTTTCTACTTCGATGTGCTTTGtgagattgtgtttgtttcaatcACATCTGAAGcctctgagaggaggagaggaagagaagaggagcgCTCGAACGATCTCTCGTGGACATTGAGCTCACCTCACTGGTGCCGGAGGTCGTGTAACACtgagaatacacacacatacatgcatttAAGGGACGGTTACTATACTTCTGAGGACTTATAAGCCAAATGCACTACAGGCAAAAGTCTTGTTCGGAGCTTGTCAAAGAGCTAAATTTAGAAAACGAAGCCATCAAAAGCAgcagtctttaaaaaatgtagactTTTATGTAGcttaaataatctttttttttggggggggggggggaatctgtAGGTCAAAATCACGGGATGGTTATACAGTAATGTACACTATGACACAACTCAATTACAGCCTAAAAAAGATGACAGTAATTTGAACCAAAGCCatcaaaattattattttttgtacaCTAAACTCAGCAAACTTCAacaaatttctacatttcttacaaTGCATGACCTGGTCATCCGAGCTGGATTTTTAAGAAGTGATTCCAAATTATATCtgttcattcagtgttttatatTAGTGTATTTGCAGAGCTACCGTGTAGGATTGTACTGCATTTAATTCCTCAACACATGGAGCTTTTACTGTTAATATGTTCAACAAAATCATGCAATACAATATAATTACAAATCGGAAAATAAGGGCACAAATATTTAgaagatcaaaaaaaaaagcatgatccATTAGTGTTAACTAATATCAAAGcacaaaattatattttttaagatcCCTACAGTTCTGTATGAATAAACTACTTGGAAATAAAATGCCAAGTTGGGACTTTGAACTTAAAACATTCACTCAAAAACCTCAAAAGAAAATTAAGACAGAAGAATTTTGAGATGACTGTTGAGCATTATAGGTCCTTATAAGTATAGAAGCATACAGCATATAGCaatacacacacttaaaaatgGTCACAAACATATGGCACGCATTCATACAGTACAAACTCACAGCTTTAGCTTTGACTGGTGCCGTGTGGGGGAACAAAATCACTGTGTcatgtttgggggggggggggggggggggggggaatcattctaagtgttgttgttttttgggggggtgggggtgggggggatggaCTACAAACTGTTTCTGTCGCTGATGTGTCGCTCCTCGATGGAACTACAAGTACTCTGAGCCAGCTAATCAAACATGGAGGACCAGAAGAACTGTG from Labrus mixtus chromosome 20, fLabMix1.1, whole genome shotgun sequence carries:
- the cacng3b gene encoding voltage-dependent calcium channel gamma-3 subunit, whose amino-acid sequence is MKMLMCDRGVQMLVTTVGAFAAFSLMTIAVGTDYWLYSRGVCRTKNSGDNDTSRKNEEVMTHSGLWRTCCLEGTFRGVCKKIDHFPEDADYEADAAEYLLRAVRASSIFPIMSVGLLFLGGLCVAASEFYRSRHNVILSAGIFFVSAGLSNIIGIIVYISANSGDPGQSDSKKSYSYGWSFYFGALSFIMAEMVGVLAVHMFIEKHRKQRAKSRTELIKKSTFSRIPSYRYRFRRRSSVRSSEVPSRDASPLGKGGYTGPAASEMPMYTLNPREAGNAGTKSGGGMGGILNSEREFLQSSTLTKDYNKDPNRRTTPV